Proteins encoded within one genomic window of Panacibacter microcysteis:
- a CDS encoding methyltransferase family protein, which translates to MNLFYIISGIWLTAEILLNRLVRSGKGDNQKVDSNTERYLWIVIAIAVTLGVYVSFITYQPIVLLNNFSYVGMALMIAGILLRIIAIKQLGKYFTVDVTIRQEHQLMQSGLYKHVRHPSYTGVLLAFLGLGITFNNWYSLLIIFIPVFSVFVIRMSTEEKALLAQFGEAYKNYINNTKRLLPFIY; encoded by the coding sequence ATGAACCTGTTTTACATCATCTCCGGCATATGGCTTACAGCAGAAATATTACTCAACAGGCTGGTACGTTCCGGCAAGGGTGACAACCAAAAAGTTGATAGTAATACCGAACGCTATTTATGGATCGTTATAGCAATAGCAGTTACGTTGGGTGTATACGTTTCATTTATCACATACCAGCCAATTGTACTGCTAAATAACTTTTCGTATGTTGGCATGGCGCTGATGATTGCAGGCATTTTGCTTCGTATTATAGCTATAAAGCAATTAGGCAAATATTTTACGGTAGATGTAACTATAAGGCAGGAACATCAATTGATGCAGTCAGGTTTGTATAAGCATGTAAGACATCCGTCTTATACAGGCGTACTGCTTGCATTCCTGGGGCTGGGTATAACGTTCAATAATTGGTACAGCCTTTTGATCATTTTTATTCCGGTCTTTAGTGTGTTCGTCATTCGCATGAGCACAGAAGAAAAGGCATTACTTGCGCAGTTTGGCGAAGCGTATAAAAACTACATCAACAATACAAAAAGACTTCTTCCATTTATCTACTAA
- a CDS encoding alpha/beta hydrolase fold domain-containing protein has translation MKRIYSFFLMITGWFSATAQEGSERYKDTVFTSVDKLTVTYGSNTNYSGTQQNLEADIYAPAGDSVLQRPMIVYMHGGGFRAGRRFDTACVELCKKLARRGYVTASLDYRVGMADATTAEQSAAVIRAVQDLNAFIRYAKSTADSLHIDTAKIFISGSSAGGIAVLTKAYIKLDSTAAVFGIKNMNDLEGTTNELPFTSSVAGVFSMWGALYNIDWLQKNDIPVGCVHSRGDSTIPFVSGYNRQNRSLLLYGSKPITERADSLGIPTFLHAYDSYKHDLGLKVAPYKDTTAQLMADFFYRLLQPGVKDAPAPVNNPSAQAYVAPAITQRFSQQKQTR, from the coding sequence ATGAAAAGAATTTACTCGTTTTTTTTAATGATCACTGGCTGGTTTTCAGCCACCGCGCAGGAAGGCAGTGAGCGCTATAAAGACACGGTTTTTACATCGGTTGACAAGCTTACTGTTACCTATGGCAGCAATACAAATTACAGTGGTACCCAACAAAATCTCGAAGCAGATATTTATGCCCCGGCTGGTGATTCCGTTTTGCAAAGACCAATGATCGTGTATATGCACGGTGGTGGTTTCAGGGCAGGCAGGCGGTTTGATACTGCCTGCGTGGAATTGTGTAAAAAGCTGGCGCGGCGCGGTTATGTAACTGCATCCTTAGATTACAGGGTTGGTATGGCAGATGCAACAACAGCGGAACAGTCTGCAGCCGTTATACGTGCAGTACAGGATTTAAATGCATTTATACGCTATGCAAAATCAACTGCGGATTCATTGCATATTGATACGGCAAAAATATTTATCAGCGGTTCTTCGGCCGGTGGCATTGCGGTGCTTACCAAAGCTTATATCAAGCTTGATTCCACGGCTGCTGTGTTTGGTATAAAAAACATGAACGACCTCGAAGGTACCACGAATGAATTGCCCTTCACATCATCTGTTGCCGGTGTGTTTTCTATGTGGGGTGCTTTATACAACATTGATTGGCTGCAAAAAAATGACATACCTGTTGGTTGTGTTCATTCCCGGGGCGATTCTACCATTCCGTTTGTATCTGGTTATAACAGGCAAAACCGTTCATTGCTGTTGTATGGCAGCAAGCCAATAACAGAGCGTGCAGATAGTTTGGGCATACCCACCTTTTTGCATGCCTACGATTCCTACAAGCATGACCTTGGCTTAAAAGTGGCCCCGTATAAAGACACCACCGCACAACTGATGGCTGATTTTTTTTACAGGTTATTGCAACCTGGAGTGAAAGATGCGCCGGCACCGGTCAACAATCCGTCTGCACAGGCATATGTAGCACCTGCCATCACGCAAAGATTTTCCCAGCAAAAACAAACCAGGTAA
- the coaE gene encoding dephospho-CoA kinase (Dephospho-CoA kinase (CoaE) performs the final step in coenzyme A biosynthesis.), with protein MGLKVGLTGGIGSGKSTVARIFKTLGVPVFDADAAAKKVMNEDVALKQQVTALFGEEAYIKNELNRKYIASVVFNDSFKLEQLNAIVHPATIAAGEAWMNKQTTPYTLKEAAIFFESGSAAGLDYMIGVFAPQHLRIRRVMQRDNITREEVLSRMSKQIDEFLKMKLCDFVISNDEQSLLIPQVLNVHGQLLAIKQKHGES; from the coding sequence ATGGGCTTGAAGGTAGGATTGACAGGTGGCATCGGCAGTGGTAAAAGCACGGTGGCCAGGATTTTTAAAACACTGGGTGTACCGGTATTTGATGCAGATGCCGCGGCAAAAAAAGTGATGAATGAAGATGTAGCATTGAAACAGCAGGTGACTGCATTGTTTGGCGAAGAGGCATACATTAAAAATGAACTGAACAGGAAATATATTGCTTCTGTTGTTTTCAACGATTCGTTTAAACTTGAACAGTTAAATGCGATCGTTCATCCTGCCACCATTGCGGCAGGTGAGGCCTGGATGAACAAACAAACCACTCCCTACACTTTAAAAGAAGCGGCTATATTTTTTGAATCAGGCTCCGCCGCCGGTCTCGATTACATGATAGGCGTTTTTGCTCCGCAGCACCTGCGTATCCGGCGGGTGATGCAACGCGACAATATAACAAGAGAAGAGGTGCTCAGCAGGATGTCTAAACAAATTGATGAATTTTTGAAAATGAAGCTGTGCGATTTTGTGATATCCAATGATGAGCAATCTCTCCTTATTCCCCAGGTGCTAAATGTGCATGGGCAGTTGCTGGCCATAAAACAAAAACATGGAGAAAGTTAA
- a CDS encoding nucleotide sugar dehydrogenase — MIVQQLLDKETKLAVIGLGYVGLPIALAFAKKISVIGFDLNAERVGMLNNQQDPSKELGKEAFENTDITFTNDPDVLKQASFFIAAVPTPVDDHNVPDISLLLKASKTLGSVLKKGDYVVFESTVYPGCTEEDCVPVMEKISGLKFTEDFKVGYSPERINPGDKEHTLEKIIKVVAGCDQESLDNIAAVYDMVVRAGTYKASSIKVAEAAKVIENTQRDLNIALMNELSIIFDKVGINTYEVLEAAGTKWNFLKFQPGLVGGHCIGVDPYYLTYKASELGFNSRVITAGRYVNDTMGNYISKKVIQHIIQHSGNVKESKVLIMGATFKENVSDIRNSKVADIVNVLRSYYLNVHIVDPHASSDELQHEYGFALTREMDNDYDVVIIAVPHTAYRLLDENYFQSITKKHALVADLKGLYRNKIANRYYWSL, encoded by the coding sequence ATGATCGTTCAGCAACTGCTCGACAAAGAAACCAAACTGGCCGTAATTGGCCTGGGTTACGTTGGCTTACCTATTGCGCTGGCCTTTGCAAAAAAGATAAGTGTTATCGGTTTTGATCTCAATGCCGAAAGAGTAGGCATGCTAAACAATCAGCAGGATCCCAGTAAAGAGCTTGGCAAAGAAGCATTCGAAAATACAGACATCACGTTCACCAACGATCCCGACGTACTAAAACAGGCGTCGTTCTTTATTGCTGCCGTACCAACACCGGTAGACGACCATAATGTGCCGGATATTTCTTTGTTATTGAAAGCTTCCAAAACCCTCGGCAGCGTACTAAAGAAAGGCGATTATGTTGTGTTCGAATCTACCGTTTACCCGGGTTGTACAGAAGAAGATTGCGTACCGGTAATGGAAAAGATCAGCGGGCTTAAGTTTACCGAAGATTTTAAAGTCGGTTATTCACCTGAGCGCATCAATCCCGGCGACAAAGAACATACGCTCGAAAAAATAATCAAAGTAGTTGCCGGCTGCGACCAGGAATCGCTTGATAATATTGCGGCAGTTTATGATATGGTGGTAAGGGCGGGCACATACAAAGCCAGCTCCATCAAAGTAGCAGAAGCTGCAAAAGTTATTGAAAACACGCAACGCGATCTCAACATCGCGTTAATGAATGAACTTTCCATCATATTCGATAAAGTTGGCATCAACACTTACGAGGTACTCGAAGCCGCCGGTACAAAATGGAACTTCCTCAAATTTCAGCCTGGTTTGGTAGGCGGTCATTGCATTGGTGTAGATCCTTACTATCTTACCTACAAAGCATCAGAACTGGGCTTCAATTCAAGGGTAATTACAGCAGGCAGGTATGTAAATGACACCATGGGTAATTACATTTCCAAAAAAGTGATCCAGCATATCATCCAGCACAGCGGCAATGTAAAAGAATCCAAAGTACTGATCATGGGTGCAACGTTTAAAGAAAACGTCAGTGACATACGTAATTCCAAGGTGGCAGATATTGTAAACGTACTGCGGTCATACTATCTTAATGTGCACATCGTAGATCCTCATGCATCTTCTGATGAACTGCAACACGAATATGGTTTTGCTCTTACAAGAGAAATGGACAATGATTACGATGTGGTCATTATTGCCGTACCACATACCGCTTACAGGCTGCTGGATGAAAACTATTTTCAGTCCATTACAAAAAAACATGCGCTCGTAGCAGACCTGAAAGGTTTATACAGGAACAAAATTGCTAACCGTTATTACTGGAGTCTGTAA
- a CDS encoding cupin domain-containing protein: MEKVNLSDKFALFKDHWSPKIVGELNGQQVKLVKFKGPFVWHHHEHEDELFLVVKGQFIMELKDKHVQINEGEFFIVPRGVTHRPNAREEVWVMLFEPAATLNTGNEINDLTKTALDNI; this comes from the coding sequence ATGGAGAAAGTTAACCTGTCAGACAAATTTGCATTATTCAAAGACCACTGGTCTCCCAAAATCGTGGGCGAGCTTAATGGCCAGCAGGTAAAGCTGGTAAAATTCAAAGGGCCGTTTGTCTGGCATCATCATGAACATGAAGATGAGTTGTTTCTTGTTGTAAAAGGGCAATTTATAATGGAGCTGAAAGACAAACACGTGCAAATAAACGAAGGCGAGTTTTTTATTGTGCCACGGGGTGTCACGCACCGGCCCAATGCCAGGGAGGAAGTGTGGGTAATGCTTTTTGAGCCTGCTGCAACTTTGAATACGGGCAATGAAATAAATGATCTTACCAAAACTGCACTTGACAACATATGA
- a CDS encoding DegT/DnrJ/EryC1/StrS family aminotransferase, producing the protein MRPIQMVDLKTQYQKIKTEIDTAVIDVLESTAFINGKPVQQFTDNLATYLDVKHVIPCANGTDALQIAMMALDLQPGDEVITPSFTYIATTEVVALLRLKPVFVEVDAKTFCMDPDALRKAITPKTKAIVPVHLYGHAANMEAIMQIADEHRLYVIEDNAQAIGADYTFSDGTKKKTGTIGTIGTTSFFPSKNLGCYGDGGAIFTNDDALAAKMKMVANHGQSKRYYHDVVGCNSRLDTVQAAILNIKLRELDNYIAARREAADYYDNAFANHPKITTPHRAAYSSHVFHQYTLILDDVNRNGLNEHLAAKQIPSMIYYPVPGHKQKMFDSFNLPNVDLSTTDWLTERVISLPIHTELDEEQLTYITSSVLDYINQ; encoded by the coding sequence ATGCGACCTATCCAAATGGTGGATCTTAAAACACAGTATCAAAAGATTAAGACCGAAATTGACACTGCTGTTATCGATGTATTAGAAAGCACTGCATTTATAAATGGTAAACCGGTACAACAGTTTACAGATAATCTTGCAACATATCTGGATGTAAAACATGTTATTCCCTGTGCGAATGGTACAGATGCATTACAAATAGCGATGATGGCGCTTGATCTGCAGCCGGGTGACGAAGTGATCACACCTTCATTTACCTATATAGCCACTACAGAAGTGGTGGCGCTACTGAGGTTGAAGCCGGTTTTTGTAGAAGTAGATGCAAAAACTTTTTGCATGGATCCTGATGCGCTGCGTAAAGCCATCACACCAAAAACAAAAGCGATCGTGCCGGTACATTTGTACGGTCATGCAGCCAATATGGAGGCAATTATGCAAATTGCTGATGAACATCGTTTATATGTAATAGAAGACAATGCGCAGGCCATTGGTGCAGACTACACTTTTAGCGATGGCACAAAAAAGAAAACGGGTACAATAGGTACCATCGGTACCACGTCATTTTTTCCATCCAAAAACTTAGGCTGCTATGGCGATGGTGGCGCCATCTTTACCAATGATGATGCGCTTGCAGCAAAAATGAAAATGGTGGCCAATCACGGGCAAAGCAAAAGATATTACCACGATGTAGTAGGATGCAACTCCCGGTTAGATACCGTGCAGGCTGCCATACTCAATATCAAACTTCGTGAACTCGATAATTATATTGCGGCGCGCAGAGAAGCGGCAGATTATTATGACAATGCTTTTGCGAATCACCCAAAGATCACCACGCCTCATCGTGCAGCGTATAGCAGTCATGTGTTTCACCAATATACGCTGATATTGGACGACGTAAACAGGAATGGATTGAATGAGCACCTTGCTGCAAAGCAAATACCTTCCATGATCTATTACCCGGTACCAGGCCACAAACAAAAAATGTTTGATTCGTTTAACCTGCCAAATGTAGATTTATCAACCACAGACTGGCTTACAGAAAGGGTTATATCTCTGCCTATACATACAGAGCTCGACGAGGAGCAATTGACTTATATTACATCATCAGTGTTAGATTATATTAACCAGTAA
- a CDS encoding UDP-glucuronic acid decarboxylase family protein: MSKKRVLITGAAGFLGSHLCDRFIKEGFHVIGMDNLITGDLRNIEHLFPREDFEFYHHDVSKFIHVPGELHYILHFASPASPIDYLKIPIQTLKVGSLGTHNCLGLARAKNARILVASTSEVYGDPLVHPQTEEYWGNVNPVGPRGVYDEAKRFQEAITMAYHTFHGLETRIVRIFNTYGPRMRLNDGRALPAFIGQALRGEDLTVFGDGSQTRSFCYVDDLIDGIYRLLMSDYAKPVNIGNPVEISLKDFAEEVLKLTGSSVKLTFKPLPVDDPKQRQPDITKAKELLGWEPKVSRAEGLKATYEYFKSLPKDELVKQPKEFISK; encoded by the coding sequence ATGAGTAAAAAACGTGTATTGATTACCGGCGCCGCCGGGTTTCTTGGCTCACACCTTTGTGACAGGTTTATAAAAGAAGGATTTCATGTTATTGGCATGGATAATCTTATTACAGGTGATCTCAGGAATATTGAACATCTTTTTCCCCGGGAAGATTTTGAGTTTTACCACCATGATGTGTCAAAATTTATCCATGTGCCCGGTGAGTTGCATTATATACTGCACTTTGCTTCCCCGGCAAGCCCGATTGATTATTTAAAGATCCCGATACAAACATTGAAAGTAGGCTCTCTTGGCACACACAACTGCCTTGGCCTTGCACGTGCAAAAAATGCAAGGATTCTTGTTGCTTCTACCAGCGAAGTGTACGGAGACCCGCTGGTACACCCGCAAACAGAAGAATACTGGGGCAATGTAAACCCGGTTGGTCCGCGTGGCGTGTACGATGAAGCAAAACGTTTCCAGGAAGCCATCACGATGGCTTACCATACTTTCCACGGTTTGGAAACACGCATTGTGCGCATCTTTAATACCTATGGTCCGCGCATGAGGCTCAACGATGGCCGTGCATTACCTGCATTTATCGGCCAGGCCTTGCGTGGTGAAGATCTTACTGTTTTTGGAGATGGCAGCCAGACGCGTTCTTTCTGTTATGTGGATGACCTCATAGATGGCATTTACCGTTTGCTGATGAGCGATTACGCCAAACCGGTAAACATCGGTAACCCTGTAGAGATTTCACTGAAAGACTTTGCAGAAGAAGTGTTGAAGTTAACAGGCTCATCAGTTAAGCTTACGTTTAAACCATTGCCCGTAGATGATCCGAAGCAGCGCCAGCCTGATATTACCAAAGCAAAAGAACTGCTTGGCTGGGAGCCCAAAGTAAGCCGTGCAGAAGGTTTGAAGGCTACATACGAGTATTTCAAATCGTTGCCAAAAGACGAACTGGTGAAACAGCCGAAAGAGTTTATCTCAAAGTAA
- a CDS encoding class I SAM-dependent methyltransferase produces the protein MSNELHSNDKLTMFENRLQKVYKHKSKLAKRQNIGCYRVYDHDLPEFPFCIELYEDKIYLAEYLRRHGMTDEEHDSWLDACIAVISKLLDVPVTKVYVRQRRKMSHRTEDQYEKLDARKDFFTVEESGLKFLVNLTDYLDTGLFLDHRITRQMVREQCAGKRVLNLFCYTGSFSVYAAAGGAATVTSVDLSKTYLQWAEDNFIINRFKDKTKYAFVHADVKQWLKTLQPDSYDLVIMDPPTFSNSKRMKDFLDIQRDHVELLNDVLHAISKDGTVYFSTNYTKFLINEASIHASAVKDITRATTPFDFEGKLKRWCYRISR, from the coding sequence ATGAGCAATGAACTGCATAGCAATGATAAATTAACCATGTTTGAAAACCGTCTGCAGAAGGTGTATAAGCACAAAAGCAAACTGGCGAAAAGGCAAAACATCGGTTGTTACCGGGTTTATGATCATGATCTTCCGGAATTTCCATTCTGCATAGAATTATACGAAGACAAGATTTACCTGGCCGAATACCTGCGCAGGCACGGCATGACAGACGAAGAACATGATAGCTGGCTTGATGCATGCATTGCTGTTATAAGTAAACTCCTGGATGTACCTGTTACAAAAGTTTATGTGCGTCAGCGTAGAAAAATGAGTCACCGCACCGAGGACCAATATGAAAAGCTAGATGCCCGGAAGGATTTTTTCACTGTTGAAGAAAGTGGTTTAAAGTTTTTGGTTAACCTTACGGATTATCTTGACACCGGCTTATTCCTGGATCACCGCATTACACGACAAATGGTAAGAGAGCAATGCGCCGGCAAAAGGGTATTGAATCTTTTTTGTTATACCGGTTCCTTTTCGGTTTATGCGGCTGCCGGCGGTGCAGCAACAGTTACGTCGGTTGATCTTTCAAAAACATACCTGCAGTGGGCAGAAGATAATTTTATTATAAACAGGTTTAAAGACAAGACAAAATATGCATTTGTTCATGCAGATGTAAAGCAGTGGCTCAAAACCTTACAACCGGATAGTTACGATCTTGTAATAATGGATCCGCCGACATTCAGTAACAGCAAACGCATGAAAGATTTCCTGGATATCCAGCGGGACCATGTGGAATTACTCAATGACGTATTACACGCCATCAGCAAAGACGGCACCGTTTATTTCAGTACCAATTATACAAAGTTCCTGATAAACGAGGCAAGCATACATGCATCTGCCGTAAAAGATATAACCAGGGCCACTACACCATTCGATTTTGAAGGAAAGCTGAAAAGGTGGTGCTACAGGATTTCCAGGTAG
- a CDS encoding carboxylesterase/lipase family protein, whose product MKQITTCLLVASLLSLSASAQLQTGENVAVTATDAGKVRGYVHNGIYTYKGIPYAEAKRFEAAQKPRQWQGVRSTMTYGPVAPLETPTTTVQDESEFMFHHDWGYTSEDCMRINVWTPGINDGKKRPVLFWIHGGGYTAGSSQELPSYDGEALAKKGDVVVVSINHRLNILGFLDLSAYGDKYKHSANNSILDIKAALEWVKTNISNFGGDVSNVTIFGQSGGGAKVNTLMAMPSAKGLFHKAINQSGSFRMEMLEKATTQAITAEVLKNLNIDPSNIDSIQKVPFAQLSDAGRKALRTIADKMKAEGKTIPGFGLSWGPSRDGADLPYQLFSKEAFELSKDVPLMIGTVKNEFMPSLFTGMSSAPLDKVMEAIKKQQGDKADAYIAAVKKAYPNDTRPSDLMDVDVTFRPGAVMQANEKSSLNAAPVYMYLFTWQSPVLDGKYKAMHCMELPFAFNNIQRCEEMTGGTKEAYALAEKVSGAWISFARNGNPNHKGLPQWPAYSATNTSTMHFDNTCAVMPQMDKELFSLLGK is encoded by the coding sequence ATGAAACAAATAACGACTTGCCTGCTGGTGGCATCCCTTCTTTCTTTATCAGCATCTGCGCAATTACAAACCGGCGAAAATGTTGCCGTAACTGCTACCGACGCGGGAAAAGTGCGGGGCTATGTACACAACGGTATTTATACCTACAAAGGCATTCCATATGCGGAAGCCAAACGTTTTGAGGCAGCACAAAAACCCAGACAATGGCAGGGTGTGCGCAGTACTATGACGTATGGCCCTGTGGCGCCGCTCGAAACACCTACTACAACCGTGCAGGACGAAAGTGAATTTATGTTTCACCACGACTGGGGTTATACGAGTGAAGACTGCATGCGCATCAATGTGTGGACACCGGGCATAAATGACGGCAAAAAAAGGCCCGTTCTATTCTGGATACATGGTGGCGGTTATACCGCAGGCTCCAGCCAGGAACTACCTTCCTACGATGGAGAAGCACTGGCAAAAAAAGGCGATGTGGTAGTTGTATCGATCAACCATCGTTTAAACATACTGGGCTTTTTAGATCTTTCTGCATATGGTGACAAATACAAACATTCTGCAAACAACAGCATACTGGATATTAAAGCAGCGCTGGAGTGGGTTAAAACCAATATCAGCAATTTTGGTGGTGATGTAAGTAATGTTACCATCTTCGGGCAATCCGGTGGCGGCGCAAAAGTAAATACGCTAATGGCAATGCCATCTGCGAAAGGATTGTTTCACAAAGCAATCAACCAGAGCGGATCTTTCAGGATGGAAATGCTTGAAAAAGCAACCACGCAGGCCATTACCGCAGAGGTGCTGAAAAACCTGAACATCGACCCATCAAATATTGACAGCATACAAAAAGTACCTTTTGCGCAACTGAGTGATGCAGGAAGAAAAGCGCTGCGCACCATTGCAGATAAAATGAAGGCTGAAGGCAAAACCATACCAGGTTTTGGCTTAAGCTGGGGGCCGAGCCGCGATGGCGCGGACCTGCCCTACCAGCTTTTTTCGAAAGAAGCATTTGAGCTATCCAAAGATGTGCCGCTGATGATCGGCACGGTAAAGAACGAGTTTATGCCGTCTTTGTTTACAGGCATGAGCAGTGCGCCGCTTGATAAAGTAATGGAAGCAATAAAGAAACAGCAGGGCGATAAAGCGGATGCTTATATAGCAGCAGTAAAAAAAGCATATCCAAACGATACAAGGCCGTCAGACCTGATGGATGTTGACGTTACTTTTCGCCCCGGCGCGGTAATGCAGGCCAATGAAAAATCTTCTTTGAACGCTGCACCGGTTTACATGTATTTGTTTACCTGGCAGTCGCCTGTTTTAGACGGGAAGTATAAGGCGATGCACTGTATGGAACTGCCTTTTGCATTTAATAACATACAGCGCTGCGAAGAAATGACCGGCGGAACAAAAGAAGCATATGCGTTGGCAGAAAAAGTAAGTGGCGCATGGATCAGCTTTGCACGCAACGGTAATCCAAACCACAAAGGTTTACCACAATGGCCGGCGTATAGTGCAACCAATACTTCTACCATGCACTTTGATAATACCTGTGCGGTAATGCCGCAGATGGATAAGGAATTGTTTTCGTTGTTGGGTAAGTAG
- the rfbD gene encoding dTDP-4-dehydrorhamnose reductase — MEKPVILVSGKNGQLGSELQNIAAAYPQYEFVFFDRTSMDIANETQLARIFQQYQPSYFINTAAYTAVDKAETEQEQAYSINAAATGYIATACKTAGAKLIHISTDYVFNGTGSQPYKEDDATDPVNYYGYTKQVGEQLALHNNPETVIIRTSWVYSVYGNNFVKTMLRLMKDRADINVVADQYGTPTYAKDLAEAIMQIITHPHFEPGIFHFSNSGEINWHNFATAIKDAKHFACNVHAIPATQYPTPAKRPAYSVMSKEKIQRVYGIALQPWQESLAICLSQL; from the coding sequence ATGGAAAAACCTGTTATACTCGTTTCCGGGAAGAACGGACAACTGGGCAGCGAGCTGCAAAATATTGCTGCCGCCTACCCGCAATACGAGTTCGTTTTTTTTGACCGCACCTCCATGGATATTGCAAACGAAACACAACTTGCCCGCATCTTTCAGCAATATCAACCTTCTTACTTCATCAACACTGCGGCCTACACGGCTGTAGATAAAGCTGAAACTGAGCAGGAGCAGGCTTATAGCATCAACGCCGCAGCCACAGGCTATATAGCAACTGCATGTAAAACGGCCGGCGCAAAGCTGATCCATATTTCCACCGACTATGTTTTTAATGGTACCGGCTCGCAGCCATACAAAGAAGATGATGCAACAGATCCTGTAAATTATTACGGCTACACAAAACAGGTGGGTGAGCAACTTGCGCTGCACAACAATCCCGAAACAGTTATCATTCGTACATCATGGGTTTATAGTGTGTATGGCAACAACTTTGTAAAAACAATGCTGCGCCTTATGAAAGACCGCGCAGATATCAATGTGGTGGCAGACCAGTATGGTACGCCCACTTACGCAAAAGATCTTGCGGAAGCTATCATGCAGATCATAACACACCCGCATTTTGAGCCCGGTATTTTTCATTTCAGCAACAGCGGCGAAATTAACTGGCACAATTTTGCCACAGCAATAAAAGACGCCAAACATTTTGCCTGCAATGTGCATGCAATACCTGCCACACAATATCCGACTCCGGCAAAAAGGCCAGCCTATTCTGTAATGAGTAAAGAGAAAATTCAGCGCGTTTATGGCATAGCGTTACAACCCTGGCAGGAAAGTCTTGCTATTTGCCTCTCGCAATTATAA
- a CDS encoding phospholipid carrier-dependent glycosyltransferase encodes MKAVTEKNKPYWIFVCITLTYIFFSWITFRGFNGTDDLHYAMLASELLKGRYNPFNENDIFSGRILLISYQALIYYIGGVNIITSQLGTMLATILCAYLTVFKLISKSSNNRVICAAALFYFNPVLPASDLTIMPDVYVMLAGLLVILLWKKTLDKSRESGKIIPFFLIGLIIFMALFFKENALVYLPFILLIAVLERKDYGLKPAFIITASFILLVFISGLLYYHYTNNFFSG; translated from the coding sequence TTGAAAGCTGTAACGGAAAAAAATAAGCCCTACTGGATTTTTGTATGTATTACCCTCACCTACATATTTTTTAGCTGGATTACATTCCGTGGTTTTAACGGTACGGACGATTTACACTATGCTATGCTTGCGTCTGAATTATTAAAGGGTCGGTATAACCCGTTCAATGAAAATGACATATTTTCCGGGCGCATACTGCTCATAAGCTATCAGGCACTCATTTATTATATTGGCGGTGTTAATATTATAACAAGCCAGTTGGGTACAATGCTCGCCACAATTCTTTGCGCATACCTAACTGTTTTTAAATTGATTTCAAAATCGTCGAATAACAGGGTTATCTGTGCAGCAGCACTTTTTTACTTTAACCCCGTACTTCCCGCTTCTGATCTTACAATAATGCCCGATGTGTATGTAATGCTTGCAGGCTTACTTGTTATTCTATTATGGAAAAAAACGCTGGATAAATCCCGTGAATCCGGTAAAATAATACCCTTTTTTTTGATCGGCCTAATCATTTTCATGGCATTGTTTTTTAAAGAAAACGCTTTGGTTTACCTGCCATTTATTTTGTTGATAGCAGTTTTAGAAAGAAAAGACTACGGTTTGAAACCAGCTTTCATTATTACAGCCTCATTTATTTTGTTGGTCTTTATATCAGGGCTGCTTTACTATCATTATACCAATAACTTTTTTTCAGGGTAA